In the genome of Desertifilum tharense IPPAS B-1220, the window CCTATACAGTCACGATCTCCTTTGCGGGAGGGATGGCCGCTTCTTTACCTCCGCCTCGCAGTTCTCAGATTTTCTTCAACCCCGATACCGGTTTGCCCGATCCCACCCAACCGCCCCTGCCGCCAACGCCTGCGGTTCAAAGTCTATTTCCACCACCCGCCTTTCAAGATGAACTCGTCAAAATTCAGGATTTGCACGCCACAGGATTTCCGGTTACAGAAGTGGACTATGCGGCAGTCGGTGCGGGTTTAGGAAGTTTTGTGTGGGTTGATTTATTGCGCCTCGGCGGGGTGAAGCCGTCGCAAATTCGGGCCTTGGGTTTAGAGCCGCAACCCTATGCACGCTATAAGCAACTGTGCGAAAATTCCCAGATTCCGCCTTACGAGCGCTTGCGATCAAATTCTGACTCTTGTCCCGATAATATTTGGGGTTGGCCGAGTTATGCGGTGCGAGAAGCTTGGCAAGAGCTGGTGAAGGGGAAATTTGCAGCTAGTTTGCAGCTATTGTGGCGCGTTTTTGCCGAGCCGACCTTTGCCGAAACCTATACGCCGCGTTCGGGGAACGTGTTTGCCTCCATTGACCGGGAGGTGAAACGGATTGGTTGGGAGTCTATTTTTGAGTATGGACGAGTGCGGGCGATTCGCAAGACCGAAGATGGACGATATGCGATCGCCCTCTCTCGCCGTCGCGAAGGTACCGAAACCTCTAATTACGCCTTTTGCCTCGCCCGCTACATTCATTTAGCGACAGGCTATCCTGCCGTGCAATTTTTACCCGACCTGCAAGCCTATCGCGAAAAAACCGGGGATTATCAATTCGTCGTCAACGCCTACGAACCCCACAATCATATCTACGAACATTTAGAACAGTTTGGCGGAACTGTGATGATTCGGGGTCGGGGGATTGTTGCCTCGCGGGTCGTCCAGCGCATAGATCAAGCCCGCAAGCAGAACGCTCAAATTTCTATTCTCCACCTCATGCGCGGCCCCAACCCCCAAGGAAATCGGTTTGGACGCGCCCAAAGAGTTACCGAAAATCACTACGAATTTCAACCCTTTAATTGGCCTAAAGCTTGTTGGGGAGGAGATTTGCGAGAAATGCTCGAAAAAGCCACCCCCCAAGAGCGCCAGCAATTGTTAGCCGACTGGGGAGGAACCACCACCGCCGATCGCAGCGATTGGCGTCACATTGTCCAAGAAGGGTTAAACCAAGGCTGGTATAGTATCGTGTTTGGCAATGTGGAGCGCGTGGAACAAGAGGGCAAGCGTCCCATTACCTACATTCAACAAAACGACTTTAAAGGCGAATTTCGTCTAGAAGCCGATTTTATTATTGATGCAACTGGGTTAGACGCCAAAGTAGAAGTCAATCCCCTACTACAGGATCTCGTAACGCACTACAATTTGCCCTTAAATGCCTTGGGCCGCTTAAGCGTCAGTAACGATTTTGAACTCGTAGAAATGCGAAATCAACAGGGGCGCATGTACGCGGCGGGTGCGGCTACCCTAGGCGGCCCCTACGCGGCTGTTGATAGTTTTTTGGGCTTGCAGTATGCTGCTCTACGTTCGGTCGATCGGTTAGCCCAGCATCGGGCAATCGGGTTATCTCGCTTAAACCTACTTCGCTCGGTCGTGCAGTGGTGGAAGTGGGCAATGAATCAATCGCCCTAGGCCGGTTACGCGATCGCTTCAAGATAATCAACCATGACTCCTACCCTATTTGGACGCTGGCAAACTCGTCTATTCCTCCTAGCAACCGCAGGCGGCAGCATCACCCTATTATTTGCATTGGGCATTCTCGGCCCTGGTGCTGGAGCTATTTATTTCGGGATTCTCGCCTACGTCGCCTTATTTGGATTGGCGTGGGATGTCTTCTATAACCGCTTGCAGCAAGGGCGGTGGGACAGAGATTGGCCGGCGGCTTTCCAATGGTTAGCTGCCCTTGGAGAAGCCCTTTTTCTCCTCCTGGTTATTAAAATGATTGGCTTGCCAGGAGTCCCCCGCTGGATGCCCGTCGGCTTATTCTTCTTGCACTATAGTTGCGTGTGGCTGGCTGTCTTCCTAACCTCGCAAAGTTTAATGCGAATCCTCTTTATCCGCTGGCGGTTTAACGGCGGGCGTTGGATTTAAGCAGACTCCTCGGTACAACGCCCTGGCAAGCTTACACTACCGTTTTTTGGCGTGACTCCCTCGATAAATCCGCTCCATCTGCTCGGTCGATAACCGCTGTACGGGATTTAAAACCTCGCTCTGTACGGGACTGCTGGTTTCAGCATCATCCTCTAAATAACCGGCCGGCAGTTCGCAAGCCACAGGGGGAACATTCCCATGTGCAGCATCGGAAATTAAATCCTGTTGGGCGGTATCTAAAAGCTGGCTTTGAGGATGAACGTAGGAATGCGTTTCTGGATCGTAAGCGAGGATCTCTCCCGTTTCGATCATGTAAATCCACCCGTAAATGTGCAGCTTGTTTTGATACAACTTGGAGTGGATTACCGGATAAGTTTTCAGATTTTCAATCTGAGTTAAAACGTTTTCCGCGACAGTCACCTCTAAGAGGGCTTCCCCTTCATAGTGGGCATAGTTTTCCTTCACCAAACGACGGGTGGCTTCAGCATGTCTGAGCCAGTCGTAAACTAAAGGCATCTGCTCTTCTAACTGACCGAGTTGTAACAGGCCCTTCATTGCGCCGCAGTGGGAATGACCGCAAACGACGATCTGTTCAATTCCCAAGGCATGAATCGCATACTCAACGGCTGCCCCCTCTCCCCCATTCGCTGCGCCAAAGGGCGGAATAATATTCCCGGCATTGCGGATAATAAACAATTCTCCGATATCCGTTTGAGTCATCAAGTTGGGATCGATCCGCGAGTCCGAACAGGTGATGAATAATACTCTGGGTTTTTGACCATGAGCCAATTGTTCAAACAGGTCTCGGTGCGTCGAGTAATAACTCGATCTAAATTGACGCAGACCCGCGATCAGCTTTCGCATATCACCTTTTCCTTCGCAGCAAACGATACTTTATAATTTTCTCGCAAATGGAGCCGTTCTCGATCGGCGAGCGGAAATTTAGGTCATCTTCTTCAACGATCGATCTCAATGGGCTGCTGGCTTGCTACTTCAGGATTTATGGCTGATACTCTTACCCTAGGTTTACTGAACTTAATCGTTGCTCCAAGAAATTCTAATCAGTCTAGCTGCTTGCCGGACTCGTTTCTGCTCTCAAGCGCTCAAAATGCGATGTAATGCTAAAAGTAACTCTTCTGAAGTAAAGGGTTTCGCTAAAAATTCTTGAATGCCCACGTTGCGAGCCGCGTTGACTAAATTACTGGAAGATAGACCGCTGACTGCGACAACTTTGACCTTAGAATTAATTTTTTGCAACGTCCGGATAGCGACGGGACCTTCCATTGAAGGCATCATCATATCCATTAAAACGACGCTCACTTTATCTTTATACTGAGCATACAAGGCTAAGGCTTCAATGCCATCGCTGGCGGTTAGAACCTGATAGTTATAGGTTTCTAAGGAAGC includes:
- a CDS encoding FHA domain-containing protein; protein product: MQSEPLRLRLSWEDPTTGERREPLLTVPIALGREFARMPAQLEGRRVSRMVLNSLEVSRYHLLIDLEPNGLMVIDQNSGNGTFVNGMQQSRCLLANGDTLQVGPYTVTISFAGGMAASLPPPRSSQIFFNPDTGLPDPTQPPLPPTPAVQSLFPPPAFQDELVKIQDLHATGFPVTEVDYAAVGAGLGSFVWVDLLRLGGVKPSQIRALGLEPQPYARYKQLCENSQIPPYERLRSNSDSCPDNIWGWPSYAVREAWQELVKGKFAASLQLLWRVFAEPTFAETYTPRSGNVFASIDREVKRIGWESIFEYGRVRAIRKTEDGRYAIALSRRREGTETSNYAFCLARYIHLATGYPAVQFLPDLQAYREKTGDYQFVVNAYEPHNHIYEHLEQFGGTVMIRGRGIVASRVVQRIDQARKQNAQISILHLMRGPNPQGNRFGRAQRVTENHYEFQPFNWPKACWGGDLREMLEKATPQERQQLLADWGGTTTADRSDWRHIVQEGLNQGWYSIVFGNVERVEQEGKRPITYIQQNDFKGEFRLEADFIIDATGLDAKVEVNPLLQDLVTHYNLPLNALGRLSVSNDFELVEMRNQQGRMYAAGAATLGGPYAAVDSFLGLQYAALRSVDRLAQHRAIGLSRLNLLRSVVQWWKWAMNQSP
- a CDS encoding carbonic anhydrase translates to MRKLIAGLRQFRSSYYSTHRDLFEQLAHGQKPRVLFITCSDSRIDPNLMTQTDIGELFIIRNAGNIIPPFGAANGGEGAAVEYAIHALGIEQIVVCGHSHCGAMKGLLQLGQLEEQMPLVYDWLRHAEATRRLVKENYAHYEGEALLEVTVAENVLTQIENLKTYPVIHSKLYQNKLHIYGWIYMIETGEILAYDPETHSYVHPQSQLLDTAQQDLISDAAHGNVPPVACELPAGYLEDDAETSSPVQSEVLNPVQRLSTEQMERIYRGSHAKKR